From the Anguilla anguilla isolate fAngAng1 chromosome 8, fAngAng1.pri, whole genome shotgun sequence genome, one window contains:
- the LOC118232800 gene encoding T-lymphocyte surface antigen Ly-9-like isoform X2: protein MSSAVLTALLVLQVSSVHGTSLVLNGTVGESIVLPTDEEGPIRGPGFMEWLKNNVNVIGLVREQDSSPFETNRINEAFKGRLIVNYETGALNISSLREEDSGEYDFTGIVSSGSLRPKTIQLHIYERIVSVQVTSQVNNSTDGTSCHVTLSCSVIGGSQVVLSWSRNGENIAGAESRTTLTVSLTHVEENYTCTAINPISSQSNTVTAGPCQTGITTSHYIYIAAGGGGLLVVMMVITLMCILKKSKREEAHEDTTVYAEVGDNLHTQKGSVNSQSPQPTDVNTFYDVIKGTGTPAAPSTVYDMVKLDRATPSQYQEVL, encoded by the exons ATGTCCTCTGCAGTGCTGACTGCTCTTCTGG TGCTGCAGGTGTCCAGTGTGCACGGGACTTCACTAGTGCTGAATGGAACCGTGGGGGAGTCCATTGTGCTGCCCACGGATGAGGAAGGACCAATCAGAGGACCAGGCTTCATGGAGTGGTTAAAGAACAATGTTAATGTCATCGGATTAGTGCGCGAGCAGGACAGCTCACCTTTTGAAACCAATAGGATAAATGAAGCTTTTAAAGGGAGGCTGATTGTGAATTATGAAACCGGGGCCCTGAACATTAGTTCTCTGAGAGAAGAGGATTCTGGGGAATATGACTTTACTGGTATAGTATCATCCGGGTCCCTCAGGCCAAAAACGATACAATTACACATTTATG agaggaTTGTTTCAGTGCAGGTAACCTCCCAGGTGAATAACAGCACAGACGGCACCAGCTGTCACGTGACCCTGAGTTGCAGTGTGATTGGAGGCAGCCAGGTGGTGCTGTCCTGGAGCAGAAATGGAGAGAACATTGCTGGAGCGGAGAGCAGAACTACCCTGACTGTATCCCTCACCCATGTAGAAGAGAACTACACCTGTACAGCCATTAACCCCATCAGCTCACAAAGCAACACAGTGACAGCCGGGCCCTGCCAAACAG GAATCACAACCTCCCACTACATCTACATcgcagcagggggagggggtctcttggtggtgatgatggtcATCACACTCATGTGCATTCTGAAGAAATCCAAGAGAG AAGAAGCACATGAAGacaccactgtgtatgctgaaGTTGGAGATAACTTGCACACACAaaag GGCTCAGTGAACAGCCAATCTCCTCAGCCTACAGATGTGAACACCTTCTATGACGTCATAAAGGGCACA GGTACCCCTGCTGCACCCTCCACAGTGTACGACATGGTGAAGCTGGATCGAGCGACACCCAGTCAGTACCAGGAGGTGCTCTGA
- the LOC118232800 gene encoding T-lymphocyte surface antigen Ly-9-like isoform X1 gives MLYPNKCLQFHSPIYLLLFLWASENSAFGTPLATVPVLQVSSVHGTSLVLNGTVGESIVLPTDEEGPIRGPGFMEWLKNNVNVIGLVREQDSSPFETNRINEAFKGRLIVNYETGALNISSLREEDSGEYDFTGIVSSGSLRPKTIQLHIYERIVSVQVTSQVNNSTDGTSCHVTLSCSVIGGSQVVLSWSRNGENIAGAESRTTLTVSLTHVEENYTCTAINPISSQSNTVTAGPCQTGITTSHYIYIAAGGGGLLVVMMVITLMCILKKSKREEAHEDTTVYAEVGDNLHTQKGSVNSQSPQPTDVNTFYDVIKGTGTPAAPSTVYDMVKLDRATPSQYQEVL, from the exons atgttatatccAAACAAGTGTCTGCAGTTCCACTCTCCAATATACTTACTGCTTTTTCTGTGGGCCAGTGAAAATTCAGCCTTTGGAACACCACTAGCCACAGTGCCTG TGCTGCAGGTGTCCAGTGTGCACGGGACTTCACTAGTGCTGAATGGAACCGTGGGGGAGTCCATTGTGCTGCCCACGGATGAGGAAGGACCAATCAGAGGACCAGGCTTCATGGAGTGGTTAAAGAACAATGTTAATGTCATCGGATTAGTGCGCGAGCAGGACAGCTCACCTTTTGAAACCAATAGGATAAATGAAGCTTTTAAAGGGAGGCTGATTGTGAATTATGAAACCGGGGCCCTGAACATTAGTTCTCTGAGAGAAGAGGATTCTGGGGAATATGACTTTACTGGTATAGTATCATCCGGGTCCCTCAGGCCAAAAACGATACAATTACACATTTATG agaggaTTGTTTCAGTGCAGGTAACCTCCCAGGTGAATAACAGCACAGACGGCACCAGCTGTCACGTGACCCTGAGTTGCAGTGTGATTGGAGGCAGCCAGGTGGTGCTGTCCTGGAGCAGAAATGGAGAGAACATTGCTGGAGCGGAGAGCAGAACTACCCTGACTGTATCCCTCACCCATGTAGAAGAGAACTACACCTGTACAGCCATTAACCCCATCAGCTCACAAAGCAACACAGTGACAGCCGGGCCCTGCCAAACAG GAATCACAACCTCCCACTACATCTACATcgcagcagggggagggggtctcttggtggtgatgatggtcATCACACTCATGTGCATTCTGAAGAAATCCAAGAGAG AAGAAGCACATGAAGacaccactgtgtatgctgaaGTTGGAGATAACTTGCACACACAaaag GGCTCAGTGAACAGCCAATCTCCTCAGCCTACAGATGTGAACACCTTCTATGACGTCATAAAGGGCACA GGTACCCCTGCTGCACCCTCCACAGTGTACGACATGGTGAAGCTGGATCGAGCGACACCCAGTCAGTACCAGGAGGTGCTCTGA
- the LOC118232800 gene encoding T-lymphocyte surface antigen Ly-9-like isoform X3, with product MEWLKNNVNVIGLVREQDSSPFETNRINEAFKGRLIVNYETGALNISSLREEDSGEYDFTGIVSSGSLRPKTIQLHIYERIVSVQVTSQVNNSTDGTSCHVTLSCSVIGGSQVVLSWSRNGENIAGAESRTTLTVSLTHVEENYTCTAINPISSQSNTVTAGPCQTGITTSHYIYIAAGGGGLLVVMMVITLMCILKKSKREEAHEDTTVYAEVGDNLHTQKGSVNSQSPQPTDVNTFYDVIKGTGTPAAPSTVYDMVKLDRATPSQYQEVL from the exons ATGGAGTGGTTAAAGAACAATGTTAATGTCATCGGATTAGTGCGCGAGCAGGACAGCTCACCTTTTGAAACCAATAGGATAAATGAAGCTTTTAAAGGGAGGCTGATTGTGAATTATGAAACCGGGGCCCTGAACATTAGTTCTCTGAGAGAAGAGGATTCTGGGGAATATGACTTTACTGGTATAGTATCATCCGGGTCCCTCAGGCCAAAAACGATACAATTACACATTTATG agaggaTTGTTTCAGTGCAGGTAACCTCCCAGGTGAATAACAGCACAGACGGCACCAGCTGTCACGTGACCCTGAGTTGCAGTGTGATTGGAGGCAGCCAGGTGGTGCTGTCCTGGAGCAGAAATGGAGAGAACATTGCTGGAGCGGAGAGCAGAACTACCCTGACTGTATCCCTCACCCATGTAGAAGAGAACTACACCTGTACAGCCATTAACCCCATCAGCTCACAAAGCAACACAGTGACAGCCGGGCCCTGCCAAACAG GAATCACAACCTCCCACTACATCTACATcgcagcagggggagggggtctcttggtggtgatgatggtcATCACACTCATGTGCATTCTGAAGAAATCCAAGAGAG AAGAAGCACATGAAGacaccactgtgtatgctgaaGTTGGAGATAACTTGCACACACAaaag GGCTCAGTGAACAGCCAATCTCCTCAGCCTACAGATGTGAACACCTTCTATGACGTCATAAAGGGCACA GGTACCCCTGCTGCACCCTCCACAGTGTACGACATGGTGAAGCTGGATCGAGCGACACCCAGTCAGTACCAGGAGGTGCTCTGA
- the LOC118232802 gene encoding uncharacterized protein LOC118232802 isoform X1 gives MSAMTGKIAHFLLLLNSVLLHFGTGEALFTVNGIVNGSVTLPSGSPYNSPSEVRWTIGKSVIAFYLKPRILTTDPKRFGDRLRLNTKDGSLLINRAQMGDADTYNVTVSQGKSKHNAVVKLMIYERADTPKLEVLSNTSGPWFCNVSVRCATLHGLWVASLCQFRPGKLMCQETARNDSTNSTRLLITATRDAINCSSSNPASTSFAPPLPVKQVCPATVPDPKKKLGHTQRSRNILIFVGLPFSCLLCCCLFACKKTFHKQNKNRMDSNDVEMRESKTDFNEPYENNHRTDANGAQEEGPPVSNLVDTVIHEKRGVPPEV, from the exons atgtcagccatGACAGGAAAGATTGCGCACTTTCTGTTGCTCCTTAACTCCGTTTTACTGCATTTTG GTACAGGTGAAGCCCTGTTTACCGTAAACGGTATCGTTAATGGGTCTGTCACTTTGCCCTCCGGATCTCCGTACAACAGTCCCTCAGAGGTCCGGTGGACGATTGGCAAGAGTGTAATCGCCTTTTATTTGAAGCCGAGAATTCTGACAACAGACCCTAAGAGATTTGGGGACAGGTTACGACTGAACACGAAAGACGGTTCTCTTCTAATCAACCGGGCACAGATGGGCGACGCGGACACGTACAACGTGACAGTCTCTCAAggcaaaagcaaacacaacGCTGTAGTCAAGCTGATGATCTATG AACGGGCAGACACGCCTAAACTGGAGGTTCTGAGCAACACGTCAGGGCCTTGGTTCTGCAATGTGTCTGTGAGGTGCGCTACCCTCCACGGCCTCTGGGTGGCATCGCTCTGTCAGTTTAGACCGGGCAAGCTCATGTGCCAGGAGACAGCCAGGAATGACTCCACCAACTCAACGCGGTTACTGATCACGGCAACCAGAGACGCCATCAACTGTAGCAGCAGCAACCCCGCCAGCACAAGCTTCGCCCCCCCGCTTCCTGTTAAACAGGTCTGCCCCGCCACTGTGCCTG aTCCTAAGAAGAAACTTGGTCATACTCAACGTTCGCGAAACATTCTAATTTTTGTTGGGTTACCCTTTTCTTGTCTGTTGTGCTGCTGTCtgtttgcatgtaaaaaaacatttcacaaacagaacaaaaacagaatggatTCTAATGATGTCGAGATGAGAGAATCCAAGACAGACTTTAATGAACCCTACGAAAACAATCACAGAACAGATGCTAATGGTGCTCAAGAAGAAGGACCTCCAGTTTCAAATTTGGTTGATACTGTTATCCATGAAAAAAGAGGAGTTCCTCCAGaagtgtaa
- the LOC118232802 gene encoding uncharacterized protein LOC118232802 isoform X2, translating into MSAMTGKIAHFLLLLNSVLLHFGTGEALFTVNGIVNGSVTLPSGSPYNSPSEVRWTIGKSVIAFYLKPRILTTDPKRFGDRLRLNTKDGSLLINRAQMGDADTYNVTVSQGKSKHNAVVKLMIYERADTPKLEVLSNTSGPWFCNVSVRCATLHGLWVASLCQFRPGKLMCQETARNDSTNSTRLLITATRDAINCSSSNPASTSFAPPLPVKQVCPATVPGKE; encoded by the exons atgtcagccatGACAGGAAAGATTGCGCACTTTCTGTTGCTCCTTAACTCCGTTTTACTGCATTTTG GTACAGGTGAAGCCCTGTTTACCGTAAACGGTATCGTTAATGGGTCTGTCACTTTGCCCTCCGGATCTCCGTACAACAGTCCCTCAGAGGTCCGGTGGACGATTGGCAAGAGTGTAATCGCCTTTTATTTGAAGCCGAGAATTCTGACAACAGACCCTAAGAGATTTGGGGACAGGTTACGACTGAACACGAAAGACGGTTCTCTTCTAATCAACCGGGCACAGATGGGCGACGCGGACACGTACAACGTGACAGTCTCTCAAggcaaaagcaaacacaacGCTGTAGTCAAGCTGATGATCTATG AACGGGCAGACACGCCTAAACTGGAGGTTCTGAGCAACACGTCAGGGCCTTGGTTCTGCAATGTGTCTGTGAGGTGCGCTACCCTCCACGGCCTCTGGGTGGCATCGCTCTGTCAGTTTAGACCGGGCAAGCTCATGTGCCAGGAGACAGCCAGGAATGACTCCACCAACTCAACGCGGTTACTGATCACGGCAACCAGAGACGCCATCAACTGTAGCAGCAGCAACCCCGCCAGCACAAGCTTCGCCCCCCCGCTTCCTGTTAAACAGGTCTGCCCCGCCACTGTGCCTGGTAAGGAATGA